Proteins from a single region of Rhea pennata isolate bPtePen1 chromosome 4, bPtePen1.pri, whole genome shotgun sequence:
- the CTSO gene encoding cathepsin O isoform X2 yields MGAPALALAGLCWLLRAAAGTQSGHEGGSREREATALALRETAKRIKLMNLSSNDNVSAFYGINQFSHLFPEEFKAIYLRSIPHKLPRYMKVTKGKEKPLPKKFDWRDKKVIAEVRNQQTCGGCWAFSVVGGIESAYAIKGNNLEELSVQQVIDCSYNNYGCSGGSTVSALSWLNQTKVKLVRDSEYSYKAQTGLCHYFHRSDFGVSIKGFAAYDFSGQEEEMMRMLVNRGPLAVTVDAVSWQDYLGGIIQYHCSSGKANHAVLVTGFDRTGSIPYWIVQNSWGRTWGIDGYVRVKMGSNICGIADTVSSVFV; encoded by the exons ATGGGGGCGCCGGCGCTGGCCCTCGCTgggctctgctggctgctgcgggcggccgcgggcacgCAGTCCGGGCATGAGGGCGGCAGCCGGGAGAGAGAGGCGACGGCGCTGGCGCTGCGG gaaactGCTAAAAGAATTAAACTAATGAATTTATCATCAAATGATAATGTGTCTGCTTTCTATGGAATAAATCAGTTTTCTCACCTGTTTCCTGAAGAGTTCAAAG CTATTTACTTAAGAAGCATACCTCACAAACTTCCCAGATACATGAAAGTGacaaaggggaaggaaaaaccTTTGCCAAAGAAGTTTGACTGGAGGGACAAGAAAGTCATTGCAGAAGTGAGAAATCAGCAAACA TGTGGAGGCTGCTGGGCGTTCAGTGTTGTGGGTGGTATAGAGTCTGCCTATGCaattaaaggaaataatctGGAAGAACTCAGTGTACAGCAGGTTATTGACTGTTCATACAATAATTATGGCTGCAGCGGTGGATCCACCGTTAGTGCTTTGAGCTGGCTGAACCAG ACAAAAGTAAAGCTTGTGAGAGATTCAGAATACAGTTATAAAGCTCAGACAGGATTGTGCCACTATTTTCATCGCTCAGATTTTGGAGTTTCAATAAAGGGATTTGCTGCATATGACTTCAG TGGCCAGGAAGAGGAAATGATGCGGATGCTTGTGAACAGGGGCCCCTTGGCAGTAACTGTAGATGCAGTGAGCTGGCAGGATTATCTTGGTGGAATCATACAGTATCACTGCTCCAGTGGAAAAGCAAATCATGCTGTTCTTGTCACTGGTTTTGACAGAACAG gtAGCATCCCTTACTGGATTGTACAGAACTCTTGGGGGCGTACATGGGGAATAGATGGCTATGTTCGTGTGAAGATGGGCAGCAACATCTGTG
- the CTSO gene encoding cathepsin O isoform X1, translating into MGAPALALAGLCWLLRAAAGTQSGHEGGSREREATALALRETAKRIKLMNLSSNDNVSAFYGINQFSHLFPEEFKAIYLRSIPHKLPRYMKVTKGKEKPLPKKFDWRDKKVIAEVRNQQTCGGCWAFSVVGGIESAYAIKGNNLEELSVQQVIDCSYNNYGCSGGSTVSALSWLNQTKVKLVRDSEYSYKAQTGLCHYFHRSDFGVSIKGFAAYDFSGQEEEMMRMLVNRGPLAVTVDAVSWQDYLGGIIQYHCSSGKANHAVLVTGFDRTGSIPYWIVQNSWGRTWGIDGYVRVKMGSNICGEKNLSLTLKKNIPESGGNKR; encoded by the exons ATGGGGGCGCCGGCGCTGGCCCTCGCTgggctctgctggctgctgcgggcggccgcgggcacgCAGTCCGGGCATGAGGGCGGCAGCCGGGAGAGAGAGGCGACGGCGCTGGCGCTGCGG gaaactGCTAAAAGAATTAAACTAATGAATTTATCATCAAATGATAATGTGTCTGCTTTCTATGGAATAAATCAGTTTTCTCACCTGTTTCCTGAAGAGTTCAAAG CTATTTACTTAAGAAGCATACCTCACAAACTTCCCAGATACATGAAAGTGacaaaggggaaggaaaaaccTTTGCCAAAGAAGTTTGACTGGAGGGACAAGAAAGTCATTGCAGAAGTGAGAAATCAGCAAACA TGTGGAGGCTGCTGGGCGTTCAGTGTTGTGGGTGGTATAGAGTCTGCCTATGCaattaaaggaaataatctGGAAGAACTCAGTGTACAGCAGGTTATTGACTGTTCATACAATAATTATGGCTGCAGCGGTGGATCCACCGTTAGTGCTTTGAGCTGGCTGAACCAG ACAAAAGTAAAGCTTGTGAGAGATTCAGAATACAGTTATAAAGCTCAGACAGGATTGTGCCACTATTTTCATCGCTCAGATTTTGGAGTTTCAATAAAGGGATTTGCTGCATATGACTTCAG TGGCCAGGAAGAGGAAATGATGCGGATGCTTGTGAACAGGGGCCCCTTGGCAGTAACTGTAGATGCAGTGAGCTGGCAGGATTATCTTGGTGGAATCATACAGTATCACTGCTCCAGTGGAAAAGCAAATCATGCTGTTCTTGTCACTGGTTTTGACAGAACAG gtAGCATCCCTTACTGGATTGTACAGAACTCTTGGGGGCGTACATGGGGAATAGATGGCTATGTTCGTGTGAAGATGGGCAGCAACATCTGTG